GCAGCACGAGAGGCTGACCGCGATCATCAATGACCTGTATCAGGCGTACATGAAGGGCGAGGACCACGCCGTGCTGGCGGAACTGATCGCCAAGGTGAACGAGTACGCGCAGGAGCATTTTGCCACCGAACGCCGGTACATGGCTCCGTACATTGGGCAGATGCCCAATTATGAGGAGCACATGCGCCAGCATCGCGAGTTTTTCAGCAGCGGCGTAAACTTTCTGCTGGAGTATCTGGACAAGGGAACCGGCATCACGCCGGAACTGCTGGATTATCTGACCGACTGGTGGATGAAGCACATCAACGGGACGGATCAGGTCATGGGAGCGGTTCTGCGGGCCAATGGCGTGGAGTAGTCCGCAGGGTTGGCGGACCCGGCGGGCGCAGAGGCAATGGACAGGTCCGGGGGCTCCCGGGCAGCGAATTTGTGGTGCGTGATGAAGAAGAGGTGTTCCCATGAGTAAAGAGAAGCTGGTCGTAGCCGTTGTGGGCGCGACAGGGGCCGTTGGCCGCGAAATGTTGAAGACGCTGGAGCAGAGGGATTTTCCTGCCCATGAGGTTATTGCCCTTGCATCCGCCCGTTCGGCGGGTATGAAGGTTCCGTACCGGGGCGGGGAGCTGACCGTTCGTGAGCTGACGGAAGACTCCTTTGCGGGCGTGGATCTGGCGCTGTTTTCCGCCGGTGGTTCCACTTCCGAGAAGTATGCCCCCCATGCCGCCAAAGCGGGCTGCGTGGTGGTGGACAACTCCAGCGCATGGCGCATGGACAAGCGTTGTCCGCTGGTGGTGCCGGAAGTGAACGCCCATGATCTGGCGTGGCACAACGGCATTATTGCCAACCCCAACTGTTCCACCATTCAGATGGTGGTGGCGCTCAAGCCCTTGCACGATGCCGCGCGCATCAAGCGGGTGGTGGTTTCCACCTATCAGGCGGTTTCCGGCACCGGGCAGAAGGCCATTGAGGAACTGGAAACGCAGGTGCGTCAGCTCTTCAACATGCAGCAGCCCGAGCCCAAGGTGTATCCCTACCAGATAGCCTTCAACGCGCTGCCGCAGATAGATGTCTTCATGGACAACGGGTACACCAAGGAAGAAATGAAGATGGTGCACGAAACCGTGAAGATTATGGGCGACCCCTCCCTCAAGGTTACGGCTACCGCAGTGCGTATTCCCGTGTTTTACGGGCACAGCGAATCCGTGAACATAGAAACGGAGAAGAAGCTTA
This region of Desulfovibrio psychrotolerans genomic DNA includes:
- a CDS encoding bacteriohemerythrin, whose protein sequence is MSMAEWKASMQIGVREIDEQHERLTAIINDLYQAYMKGEDHAVLAELIAKVNEYAQEHFATERRYMAPYIGQMPNYEEHMRQHREFFSSGVNFLLEYLDKGTGITPELLDYLTDWWMKHINGTDQVMGAVLRANGVE
- a CDS encoding aspartate-semialdehyde dehydrogenase; the encoded protein is MSKEKLVVAVVGATGAVGREMLKTLEQRDFPAHEVIALASARSAGMKVPYRGGELTVRELTEDSFAGVDLALFSAGGSTSEKYAPHAAKAGCVVVDNSSAWRMDKRCPLVVPEVNAHDLAWHNGIIANPNCSTIQMVVALKPLHDAARIKRVVVSTYQAVSGTGQKAIEELETQVRQLFNMQQPEPKVYPYQIAFNALPQIDVFMDNGYTKEEMKMVHETVKIMGDPSLKVTATAVRIPVFYGHSESVNIETEKKLTPAEARVVLTQAPGVTVLDNPGEKIYPMALDAAGEDATFVGRIREDETIENGLNMWIVADNIRKGAALNAVQIAETLLERDLLGVKDTTLFQ